ACGCGCAGACGGACATCGTCAGTGTGATGCGGATCCTTTGGATCCTCAGTAGAAGTGTAATTTTTTCCGGCTAGCTCGGCAGCCTTGTCCAAGACGGGACGGACCTGATCCGTCTCGTACATGTTCTGTACATTCTGGAGAATCATGGCTAGGCGTTCAAGCCCTAAACCGGTGTCAATGTTCTTCTTAGGCAAGTCACCGAGGATCTCAAAATCATCTTTGCCTGTGCCCTCACCGCGCTGGTACTGCATGAACACCAGGTTCCAGATTTCGATGTAACGGGTGTCATCAGCCTCAGGGCCACCGTCTATCCCATACTCCGGGCCACGGTCATAGAAAATTTCAGAGCAGGGTCCGGCCGGACCAGGCTGACCAGTGGACCAATAGTTATCAGCCTTCCCCATTTTTTGGATGCGGGCTGCCGGAACACCAATCTTGTCACGCCAGATTTCCAATGCTTCCTCGTCATCAAGGTAAACAGTGACCCATAGTTTCTCTGCCGGCAGGCCATAGCCGCCGTCTTCTAACGGTGTGGTCAGCAGCTCCCACGCATAGCTGATGGCGCCTTCTTTGAAGTAGTCACCAAAGGAGAAATTTCCGCACATTTGAAAGAAAGTGCCGTGGCGGACAGTCTTGCCTACCTCTTCAATATCGCCAGTACGAATGCACTTCTGCACGCTTGTTGCCCTGGCAAAAGGTGGAACTTCCCGGGCTGTCAGATACGGAATGAAAGGGACCATTCCTGCCACAGTAAACAGAAGTGACGGGTCGGAGGACACCAGAGAAGCCGAGGGCACGGGGGTGTGGGACTTGCTGGTAAAAAAATCTACCCAGCGGCGTGCAATATCGTGCGATTTCATTAGCCTGGTGGCTCCTTCAATAGTTCTGGAGTTCTGGAGTTCTAGAGTTCAGGCACCCTAGAGTTGTTTGCTTTAGTCCCCTGTTGCCTTGAAGTTCGGGCGAGGGTGCACCGACGCCGTACAGGGTGAGAACTTGCTGCGTATTGGCCACTGCGCTTCGCTCTGAGACTCTTCACGACCGATAAATTTGGTCAGTGGCGTGCGGTTTTCGGTGCCTGGTCCATACCCAGGGCCACCCGTAAATCAGTTTCTCGTTCATCCATGTTCTCACGCATCGCGTCAGCAAAGTCATGAACGGCATCGCTCATGCGCCCTACGGCGCGGTTGAGGCCTTCAGGGCCGATGACCCCTTGTGCGGCAGCAATTTTACGGGCGGCAATGACACCAATCGTGATGCCGACGCCAAGCCAAAAGATCTTTTTCATCAGTTTTCGTCCTTTAGTGGCTTCTTTTAGCGGCTGCGCCTGGCGCGGGTGGGCTTCTTGCGGCTGTCGAAGGCCTGGCGCACACCATAGGAGAACGCCGCAACCTTGATTAGCGGTGAGCCGATGGTCGCTGCGACCAAGGCTGACAGAGCTGAGATGTTAGCAGTGGCATCGGAGACGTTATTTGAGATCCCATCTACCTTGCCCAATTGTGTATTGGTCGTAACGACAGTGGCCGTGACTTCGTCAATGAGCGGCGTGGTGCCGTCTCCAATTTGCTTGATGGTGGTGCGAATTTCATCGAACACTTTGCCGAGCTTGTAGATGGGCACAGCCAACAAGGCCACCAAGACGGCGAAGACCCCTGCCGCAATCAATCCTGCAATGTCGCCACCACTCATGTGCGTGCCGCCTCAATTCCTTACTCGTTGGCTGTTCGCCGTCATTCGGCGCCTATTACATGGCCCGCTTACGCATGCCATTAACCTGGTGATTCGATTCTAATGATCTGTCTCTAAATGCAGCCTCAGTGCCTGTGGCAACGTCTTTCCAAAATACCCTAGTCCAAAAGGCTCGAGGCTTGGGTGACAAAAGGGCTTTGCTGGCCAATTTACTAGTAAAAAACCTGTTCTAGGAGACAATTCTTGGTGCATAAATAATGTTTTGCTAACAAAACAGCCCGCGGCAAGTGCCGCGGGCTGTTTTGTGTTTCAAACTGCGAGTAGTTCGAACTCTACTTCGCGCCAAATGAATTTAGCGTGAGTAGAATTCCACAACCAGCTGCTCTTCACAGGTTACGGGAACTTCAACACGCTTGGGACGGCGAACCAGGCGAGCCTGCAGGCTCTCCAGTTTTACGTCCAAGTATGCCGGGACGGCGGGGAGCACGTCGCGGTGGGCGCCGGCTGCAGCAAGCTGCAACGGTGTCATGGTCTGGCTGCGCGGGTGCACGTGGATCAGCTGACCCTCGGCAACGCGGAACGAGGGACGGTCCACGCGGGCGCCGTCAACCATGATGTGGCGGTGCACAACCAACTGGCGTGCCTGAGCGGTGGTGCGGGCGAAGCCTGCACGCAGGACCAAGGCGTCCAAACGGCATTCCAAGATTTCAACCAGGTTTTCACCGGTCATGCCCTTGGTGTGCTTGGCTTCTTCGAAGGCACGTGTCATCTGTGCTTCGCGGATGCCGTACTGGGCACGCAGACGCTGCTTTTCGCGCAACCGTACTGCGTAGTCGCTGTCCTGCTTCTTGCGGGCACGTCCATGCTCACCGGGGCCGTACGGACGGCGCTCCAGGTATTTGGCGGCCTTGGGAGTCAGGGCAATGCCGAGGGACCGCGAAAGGCGGGCCTGCCGGCGGGCACGTGTGTTGTTAGCCACTTGTGTCCTTCCAATATTTGCAATAAGTAGTGTCCTGGCCTCCATTATGGAGAGCTGGGGCTATTGCCGCCTTTTCGCTACAGCACCTGGGCATGACCATCCGCGGGTAAATCGGGCGGCTTGTGGGCCACTCGGAAGTTCGCGGTGTTGGGCATGGAGCCAAGGCTTGCCAGTGCGCCATCAACTCTACCACCTACGCTGTGGCCTTCGCGACGCAGGTATTGACACCGGAGGCGGCCTACTTCGGCTCGCCTTTACTCTCAGATTTACTAGCCGGGGACGGACTTTTTCCGCGAATTATTTCACGCAGGCGAGCCACCCGTGGGCCTAGATCACGTTCATGCCCATTGGCGGTGGGTAAGTAGTAGTCGCGGGAGATCAGATCATCTGGTGGATATTGCTGTGTGGCTATGGCGTGCGGGGAGTCGTGCGAATAGATGTAGCCCTTGCCGTGACCTAGCCCCTTCGAACCGGCATAGTGGGCATCCCGAAGGGCAGCCGGAACCATTGTGCCCTTGCCAGCGCGGACATCTGCCACGGCGGCATTGATGCTGTTGTAGGAAGCGTTTGACTTCGGCGCCGTAGCCACGTGAACTACTGCCTGGGCCAAGATGATCCGCGCCTCCGGCATGCCTATCAGCGTGACGGCCTGGGCCGCAGCCACGGCTGTTTGAAGGGCAGTTGGATCAGCCATGCCCACGTCTTCTGAGGCTGAAATCATGATGCGTCGGCTGATGAAACGGGGGTCCTCCCCCGCCTCCAGCATGCGGGCCAGATAATGCAGCGCCGCATCCACATCAGAACCGCGCACCGACTTAATGAAAGCGCTGATGATGTCGTAATGCTGATCCCCCGCCCTGTCATAACGCACAGCAGCGGCGTCAATGGCACGTTCAGCAACAGCTAAGTCAATAACCACCGCATTCTCCCCCACCCCGTTCTGGGCATCCGCATGATTGGGCGGGTCATTGGGCGTAAGTGTGGCATCACCGTAACTGGCCCGGGCGCCTTCACACTCAGAAAGGGCCACACCGGCTGCCGCCTCCAATGTGGTCAGGGCACGGCGGGCATCACCGCTTGCCAGACGCACAAGGTGATCCATGGCTTCATCTGTGACGGTGAGCAACCCATCCAATCCGCGCTGGTCGGTGATAGCGCGTTCAAGGAGGTCTTGGATATCTGCATTGGTCAGTGGCTTGAGCGTGAGCAGAATTGAACGCGAGAGTAGCGGGGCAACAACAGAGAATGATGGATTCTCTGTTGTTGCCGCTATCAGCACCACCCAACGGTTCTCCACCCCAGGTAGCAGCGCATCCTGTTGAGCCTTGTTGAATCGGTGGATCTCATCCAGAAACAAGACTGTGGTGCGACCGTGCAAGTCTCTGTCCGTCAGCGCCTGATCCATCACCCTGCGAACATCTTTAACACCGGCAGTAATGGCCGAAAGTTCCACAAACTTCCGTCCCGGGCCACGGGCAATCACGTGGGCAAGAGTGGTTTTCCCTGTTCCAGGGGGTCCCCACAGCATGACGGAGGCAGGCCCGGCCGCTCCCCCGGCGGCCCCACCTGCCGCTAACATTTGCAATGGCGAACCGGCACCAAGAAGATGTTGCTGGCCCACCACTTCCGCAAGGCTTCGCGGACGCATACGCACTGCCAGCGGACTGCGAGGGCGCGAGGACGCATCCTCCCGACCTCCCCCAAAGGCGAGGGTGCCGGCGTCGTCCGCTTCATCGCCATCGAAGGCGCTGCTAAAAAGGTCACTCACCCCTCTAGGCTAGCGCGCGGTAGTCTGGGATCGTGAACACCGCTCGCCGTATGGCCTTTGTCCCCGCAGACCGCCTCACCGGATGGGTAGAGCGTTTTGCCGCCGCCCATCAGGGCATCGACGTCACCGAAGACACGGACGACGGCGTGAGGTTGCGTTTGCATGATGGCTCGGTAGCGCTGCTGGCACCTCCGTGGCCCGACGATGGCAGACCGGGGCGAGGCACTGATTTGTTAGCACGGCTGGCGTCCGTGGGCGTCCAGGAACGCAGGCTGGGCCTGGTCCTTATCCGACGTGGCGGTTACGCCGTGGGAGTTGCCGTGGCCGGGAAACTCGTGGTTCACAAGGTTGGAACCGTTTCCTCCCGCTCCCGTGGCGCAGACCAGGCGTGGGCGATTACCCAGCGCACCGCGCAGGAAGCCGCAAAGATTTTCAGTGGAGAGAATTTTGAGTATATGGGCCCCGGAGGTGACAAGGCGCTGGTGGAGGCTGTTCTGGCCTCGCCGCTACTGCGTAGCCATAGGAACCGACCTCAGTTAGGGGCCCTTGCCGTGGCGGATCCTAATCTGGCCGTACTGCAGCGGGCGGCAGTTGATTTCTGTGCCATCCGGGTTCAGATCACTGAGCATCAGAGCACCGCCACGTGCTAACGAACTGCACCACTGCGCAGCAGTCACCTGGCGCCAACACAAAAAAGATGCTGCCCATCGGGGCAGCATCTTTTTTTGGGCCTAGATTAATGGACCTGGATTATGTGCCGCAAGCGCTTAGGACTCCGGCTTTGAACTCAGGTTTTGGACTCCGGCTTCGGCCTTGGCTTCGGCCTTGAAGTCCACTCCGGCTTCCTTGCGCTGCTGAGCCGTGATGGGGGCAGGGGCAGCCGTCAGTGGGTCATAGCCGCCACCGGACTTTGGGAATGCGATGACGTCGCGGATGGAATCCACTCCGGCCAGCAAGGACACGGCACGGTCCCAGCCAATGGCAATTCCACCATGGGGAGGGGCCCCAAACTTGAAGCCTTCAAGTAGGAAGCCGAACTTCTCCTGCGCTTCCTCGTGACTCAAGCCCATGACTTCAAAGACTCGTTCCTGGACTTCGCGGCGGTGAATACGGATGGAGCCGCCACCAATTTCGTTGCCGTTGCACACAATGTCGTAGGCAAAGGCGAGGGCAGATTCCGGATCCGTATCAAAAGTGTCCATGAACTCCGGTTTGGGTGAGGTGAACGCGTGGTGGACAGCTGTCCACTTACCTGCCCCAACAGCCACGTCCCCTGAGGCAACGGCCTCTGAGGCGGGCTCAAACATGGGGGCGTCCACGATCCAGACGAACGCCCAGTCGGCCGGGTTGATCAGGCCGGTTCGGTGGCCGATCTCAACACGGGCGGCACCTAGCAGTGCCCGGGAGGGGGAAACCTCACCGGCTGCGAAGAAGATGCAGTCACCGGGCTTGGCGCCCACGGCGTCGGCCAGACCGGCACGTTCTGTATCCGTAAGATTCTTGGCAACCGGACCAGTCAGCTCACCCTCTTCCTTGAACAAGACGTAGGCCAGGCCCTTGGCACCGCGCTGCTTGGCCCATTCCTGCCATGCATCGAGCTGACGGCGCGGCTGTGTGGCCCCACCTGGCATGACAACGGCGCCAACGTAGGGAGCCTTGAAGACCCCAAATTCGGTGTCCTTGAAGAACTCGGTCAGATCGGTCAGTTCCAAACCAAAACGCAGGTCTGGCTTGTCCGAACCGAAGCGGGCCATCGCGTCCCGGTAGGTCATCCGCTGGATCGGCAGCGGGATCTGCACATCGATCAGCTTCCACAGTGCCGAAACAATCTTTTCGCCCAAGGCAATGATGTCATCCTGGTCAACGAAGCTGGCTTCAATGTCCAACTGTGTGAACTCCGGCTGACGGTCAGCACGGAAGTCCTCATCACGGTAGCAGCGGGCGATCTGGTAGTACTTTTCAAACCCACCCACCTGCAGAAGCTGCTTGAACAGCTGCGGTGACTGCGGCAATGCATACCAGGAGCCTGGCGCCAGACGGGCAGGCACCACGAAGTCGCGAGCACCCTCAGGGGTGGAACGGGTCAGCGTCGGGGTCTCAATTTCGGTATAACCCTGTTCGTGCAACAACTCGCGGGCCACACGGTTGGCTTCCGAACGCAGACGCAGGTTCCGCTGCATACCAGGACGGCGCAGATCAAGGTAGCGGTGCTTGAGGCGTGCTTCCTCGCCCACTTCAACATGCTCGTCAATCTGGAAAGGAAGGGGAGCAGCTTCGTTCAGTACAACGACCGTATCCGCCATCACTTCGATCTCACCGGTGTCTAAACCGGCGTTTTCATTACCTTCAGGACGCCGCGCAACGGTGCCGGTAATTTGGAGCACGTATTCATTGCGCAGAGAATGAAAAACTTCTTCTTCGCGAACCACAATCTGCGCGAAGCCAGAGGCGTCTCGCAGGTCAAGGAAGGCTACTCCACCATGATCTCGACGGCGGGCAACCCAGCCCGAGAGAGTTACAGTCTGTCCAATATGCTCGGCCCGCAGGGAGCCCAGGTCATGTGTGCGCAGCACAACAGTCCTTTCAATGGTGATGTAAGGCCCTACGTTGCGGGGCCAGATAAGGGAGTTGCCATCAAGTTTAGCGTTGATCAAGCATGGTCCGGTCACGGGCTGACCTAGCCCCGCGGCGGGTTGGCACCCAGCGACCCGTCCACCCCCTGGTTGAGGTTGGAGATGATGACACCCCCGAGGGAATGACGGGGGTGTCATCACCTCCAACTTCAACGCGATTTCAGGCTCAAAGCGTTAGACCATGACAATGCGAGGCTTGAGGTCATCGACTGGTGGCATCCACGTCGCCGGGTCAGCGGCGAGTTGTTCTCCTGAACGGATGTCCTTGACTTGGTGGGCGCCTGATTCGTCAGTAAACCAGACGAACGGAATCCCGCGCTTATCGGCGTACTTGATCTGCTTGCCAAACTTGTCTGCTTTTGCGGCCACTTCCGTGGAAATGCCGCGGCGACGCAGATTCGCTGCAACGTCTTGGGCTTCACTCCAGCTGTCCTCATCTGCCAGGGTGACAAGCACTGCGGTGGGAACACTGCGTGATGCCTTGGCAAATTCTTGGCTCAAGATCCGGGCCACCAGGCGAGTGACTCCGATCGACAACCCCACGCCAGGGAACTTACGGTTCCCCTTGGAGGCAAGTGCGTCGTAACGCCCACCTGAACAGATCGAGCCAAGCGCCTCGTGGCCCACGAGCACCGTTTCATAAACTGTGCCTGTGTAATAGTCGAGTCCGCGAGCGATCGAGAGGTCGGCCACAACGGAGCCCGGTGCGCTTTTGACAGCGGCAGAGATGACCTGCTCGAGCTCGTCAAGGCCTTCCTCTAGCAATTCATTCGTGACCCCAAGGGCGCGGACTGCAGCAACAAATGAGGTGTCCTCGGTACGAATCGAGGCTAGAGCCAGTGCCTTCGCAGCTTGCTCCTGCGTGGCGCCAAGCTCGGTGATCAGCAACTGGGCGACGGCGCCGGCACCAATTTTTTCCAACTTATCGATGCTGCGCAGCACTCCTGCCGTGTCGGTTAGTCCAATACCGCCATAGAAACCCTCCGCCAACTTGCGGTTATTGATCCTGAGCTTGAAAGCAGGGATGGGCAAAGCAGATAACGCCTCGGCGATCACCAGCGCAAGTTCCACGTCGTAGCGGAAGGGAAGTACGCCGTCGGCCACTACATCAATGTCAGCCTGGGTGAACTCGCGCGCTCGGCCTTCCTGCGGACGCTCACCTCGCCAGACTTTCTGAATCTGGTACCGGCGGAACGGGAAGGACAGGTAGCCGGCATTCTCCACAACGTAACGGGCAAAGGGCACCGTCAGATCAAAGTGCAAAGCCAGTTGGTTCGGGTCTTCTTTGGCAGCAACTGTCGCGTTTCCATCGTCGTCCTGAAGGCGTGATAACCCGTAAACCTCTTTGTCGATCTCGCCTTTGCGGAGCAGATGGCCAACGGTTTCCACGGCTCGTGTCTCTATGGAACTAAACCCGTGCAGCTCGAAAGTCCGGCGCAGTGTGTCAAGCACATGCTGCTCCACCAACCGTTCCTCGGGAAGCCATTCGGGAAAACCAGACAAGGAGGCGTTGCGTGCCATGGGGGTTGGACTCCTAACATGCACCGCATCCGTAGTTCAATCACAGGATGCGGCGGGACGGGTAAACGTAATGGCGCCCAGCTTGCCTTGTCATGCTCGCCTCTATGCGAGAAATACATGGGTAAACTGGCACCGACAGCCATTTTATATTCTTCGGCGGTCCATCCCTAACCTACCCCGCTTGAGTAAGTCCGCGCCGGGTGAACATACCGCTCGATTTGAAGGAGAGGCACAGTTGGCCAACAAAAGTAAGCCAGGCCGTGAAACCAAGGCACGTGTTGCCCGCATGCAAGCCAACCAGGCGATGCACCAGCGAGCAGTGCAGCGACGCAAGCGCGACAATATCATCGCCTTCGTCGCCATGGGTGTGGCTCTAGTGATCGCCATCGTGCTGGCACTGACTGTGTTCATGCCCAAGGACAACGGCGCAGCGGACGGCAGCACGGGGGACAAAGCTGCAACAGAGAATAATGCAACTCCCCCAGCCGGCACTCCTGCCGGGACCAACAGCCCCACCGTGCCCAAGGCAGAAGCGGCCGCTGGCAAAACGTTCACCGGCACGTTGACGCTCAATGGCAAGCCTCTGGGGATCAGCCTCGATGGCACCAAAGCTCCCCAAGCGGCCGCCGTCTTCAAGTCCTTGGCCGACTCAGATTTCATGAATGGTAAGCTCTGCCACCGTTTGGCCGACGCACCCAACTTTGGCGTCCTGCAGTGCGGCTCGCTAAAAGGCAATGGAGAGGGTGATCCCGGGTACCAATGGGGTCCGGTAGAAAATACCCCGGCAGATGGCACCTACCCAGCCGGAACCATTGCTGTGGCGCGCGCAGGAACTACTTATTCAAACGGCACACAGTTTTTCATCACCTTCAAAGACACCATCCTCCCCCAGGAAGACGGCGGCTACACCATTGTTGGCAAGGTCACTAGCGGTCTTGACGTTGTAACTGCAATAGCCAAGACCGGGATTGAGGGCGACAGCACTGACGGTACGCCCAAGACCAAGGTGACGATAGACTCGTTCAAGCTCAACTAATTTTCACCAGGCCATCCCTTGGTCCTGCACGCTTGTGCTCACCGAGGGAAAAGTTTCATTGAGGTCCCGGCCGTGCCCATGCACCATCTGCCAGTTTCCAACAAGCGAAAGATTTTTAGCGGTGACACACAGTCAAGAATCCGACGAAACACTTGCCTCGGCCACAGGGCATGACTCCACAACAGAGCCTGGTTTACCTGCTCAGGAAGACCCGTCTGCGGCTCCTCTCCAGGAGGCCGTGCCTGCGAAAGGTGCTGAGCCTGCAGAATCCTCAGTAGCAGCTGACTCCGCTGCCACAGACTCTCCTGCCACAGATTCCCCGGCCACTGATTCCCCTGCGCCGGCAAAACCGGCTGCACCAGCAAAACCGCGGGTACCGGCGCCGTCACCTTCCCCGGCAGCTTTTGCCGCCCGGCCCAAGGTGGCTGCCACAGCTCAAGCACCTGCACCGGGTGCTCCTGCCGCCGCCGTGCCCGTAGTGGACCTCGTTGAGGCCGCCAAATTTGGTCGGGCGGAGGAAGACGGACACGTTTTTCTGCTCCTCGATGGCGAAGAATTTCCCGTGGGGCAATATCCAGGCGCCAGCAAAGATGAGGCGTTGGCCTACTTTGCCCGCAAATTTGATGACATTCTTGCCCAGATAACTTTGCTGGAACAGCGTGTTGAGGCCAAAGCAGCCACAACGGATATGCACAAGACAGTAGGACACCTGCGCGAGCAACTCGGGGAACGCACTGCCGTGGGAGACGTCAACGCCGCTTTGACCCGACTTGTCACTCTCGAGGCCAGCATCAAAGCCCTTGCCGGTGCCGAACGCGCCACTCACGACGCAGCCCGCGCAGTAGAACTGGCTGCCCGCGAAGCAATCGTCGCCGAAGCCGAAGGCATTGCTGGCGAAGACCCTGCGGCCATTCAGTGGAAGGTCAGCAGCGCCCGTATGAACGAGCTCTTTGAGTCCTGGAAGCAGGCTCAAAAGTCAGGCATGCGACTTGGCCGAGCAACAGAAGAGGGATTGTGGAAGCGATTCCGTAGCGCCCGCACAGTGTTTGATCGTCATCGTCGTGCTTACTTCTCGCAGCTGGATAACAACAATGCTGCGGCAAAGACTGCCAAGGAAGCCTTGATCGAAGCTGCCGAGCAGCTATCCTCATCGACCGATTGGGGCTTCGCCGCTGGCGAGTACCGTCGCCTAATGGACCAGTGGAAGAGTTCCCCTCGCGCCAGCCGCAAAGATGACGACGCCCTGTGGGCCCGTTTCCGCGGGGCCCAAGATAAGTTCTTTGCCGCTCGACAGGGCGCTAATAACGCTCTCGATGAAGAATTCGGCGCCAACCTTGTTGTCAAGGAAGCGTTGATCCTCGAAGCACAAGCACTGCTTCCCATCAAGGATCTCAATACCGCCAAGAAGTCACTGCAGAACATCCGCGACCGCTGGGAAGTCGCCGGTAAAGTTCCACGCGATGACATGCAGCGTGTTGAGGCGGGAATGCGCAAGGTCGAGGATGCTGTTCGGGCTGCCGATGAAGACAACTGGCGCCGCAGTGATCCGGAAGCGAAAGCCCGCACCAGCAGCGCCTTGAGTCAACTTGAAGCGACCATTGCAGGCTTGCGCGAAGATCTCGAGAAAGCCCAGAAGGCCGGGGACGCCAGGAAGGTCGCTAAAGCAACTGAGGCACTCGAAGCCCGTGAACTGTGGCTGGAGCAAATTCAGAAGGCAGCAGCAGACTTCTCATAGAGGTTTAACTGTTTCATCAGGCCCCTGGGCCGGGTTGTCCACAACCCGGCCCAGGGGCCTTTTCCTTCTCGCAGCCGAGGTGCAGTGTGGACTCATGAACGAAACCCCAAACGCTGCCAGCGCATTGCTTGTGCCAGGTGTCCCTTTCATACTTGCTGAACTCCATGCAATGAAACTTGACGGCGTTCTCGTTCAAGTCACAGGTCACGCTTTTCGCAGATCCGACACGGAAGAAACACCTGGGCTGCGGGCCCAAGCCCTGGCGCACCATGTCCCGGCAGCTCTGTCATACCGGGCCGCCCTAGGACAACTCTCCGCCGCCTGGGTTTACGGCTGTGCCCCCGTGCCACAGGTCATATCGCTTCTGCTGGACAATGACGGCAATAGCGCCTCGCTCCCGCTGTTCAGCGGGTGCAACCTCCGCCAAGTGTATTTAGATAGGTTTGATGTGCTCAGAATGGGAGGGGTGCTTATAACAAGCCCGCTACGTACGGCTCTAGATGTGGCACGGAGTGCTCCCGCGCCTCTGGCTAGAGCCGTCTTAGCAGCCATCAGTTGTCACCCGGCAATGCACTGCCCACTG
This genomic window from Arthrobacter sp. TMP15 contains:
- a CDS encoding DUF948 domain-containing protein, coding for MSGGDIAGLIAAGVFAVLVALLAVPIYKLGKVFDEIRTTIKQIGDGTTPLIDEVTATVVTTNTQLGKVDGISNNVSDATANISALSALVAATIGSPLIKVAAFSYGVRQAFDSRKKPTRARRSR
- the rpsD gene encoding 30S ribosomal protein S4 encodes the protein MANNTRARRQARLSRSLGIALTPKAAKYLERRPYGPGEHGRARKKQDSDYAVRLREKQRLRAQYGIREAQMTRAFEEAKHTKGMTGENLVEILECRLDALVLRAGFARTTAQARQLVVHRHIMVDGARVDRPSFRVAEGQLIHVHPRSQTMTPLQLAAAGAHRDVLPAVPAYLDVKLESLQARLVRRPKRVEVPVTCEEQLVVEFYSR
- a CDS encoding replication-associated recombination protein A; the protein is MSDLFSSAFDGDEADDAGTLAFGGGREDASSRPRSPLAVRMRPRSLAEVVGQQHLLGAGSPLQMLAAGGAAGGAAGPASVMLWGPPGTGKTTLAHVIARGPGRKFVELSAITAGVKDVRRVMDQALTDRDLHGRTTVLFLDEIHRFNKAQQDALLPGVENRWVVLIAATTENPSFSVVAPLLSRSILLTLKPLTNADIQDLLERAITDQRGLDGLLTVTDEAMDHLVRLASGDARRALTTLEAAAGVALSECEGARASYGDATLTPNDPPNHADAQNGVGENAVVIDLAVAERAIDAAAVRYDRAGDQHYDIISAFIKSVRGSDVDAALHYLARMLEAGEDPRFISRRIMISASEDVGMADPTALQTAVAAAQAVTLIGMPEARIILAQAVVHVATAPKSNASYNSINAAVADVRAGKGTMVPAALRDAHYAGSKGLGHGKGYIYSHDSPHAIATQQYPPDDLISRDYYLPTANGHERDLGPRVARLREIIRGKSPSPASKSESKGEPK
- a CDS encoding acVLRF1 family peptidyl-tRNA hydrolase, with the protein product MNTARRMAFVPADRLTGWVERFAAAHQGIDVTEDTDDGVRLRLHDGSVALLAPPWPDDGRPGRGTDLLARLASVGVQERRLGLVLIRRGGYAVGVAVAGKLVVHKVGTVSSRSRGADQAWAITQRTAQEAAKIFSGENFEYMGPGGDKALVEAVLASPLLRSHRNRPQLGALAVADPNLAVLQRAAVDFCAIRVQITEHQSTATC
- the aspS gene encoding aspartate--tRNA ligase; this translates as MLRTHDLGSLRAEHIGQTVTLSGWVARRRDHGGVAFLDLRDASGFAQIVVREEEVFHSLRNEYVLQITGTVARRPEGNENAGLDTGEIEVMADTVVVLNEAAPLPFQIDEHVEVGEEARLKHRYLDLRRPGMQRNLRLRSEANRVARELLHEQGYTEIETPTLTRSTPEGARDFVVPARLAPGSWYALPQSPQLFKQLLQVGGFEKYYQIARCYRDEDFRADRQPEFTQLDIEASFVDQDDIIALGEKIVSALWKLIDVQIPLPIQRMTYRDAMARFGSDKPDLRFGLELTDLTEFFKDTEFGVFKAPYVGAVVMPGGATQPRRQLDAWQEWAKQRGAKGLAYVLFKEEGELTGPVAKNLTDTERAGLADAVGAKPGDCIFFAAGEVSPSRALLGAARVEIGHRTGLINPADWAFVWIVDAPMFEPASEAVASGDVAVGAGKWTAVHHAFTSPKPEFMDTFDTDPESALAFAYDIVCNGNEIGGGSIRIHRREVQERVFEVMGLSHEEAQEKFGFLLEGFKFGAPPHGGIAIGWDRAVSLLAGVDSIRDVIAFPKSGGGYDPLTAAPAPITAQQRKEAGVDFKAEAKAEAGVQNLSSKPES
- the hisS gene encoding histidine--tRNA ligase; translated protein: MARNASLSGFPEWLPEERLVEQHVLDTLRRTFELHGFSSIETRAVETVGHLLRKGEIDKEVYGLSRLQDDDGNATVAAKEDPNQLALHFDLTVPFARYVVENAGYLSFPFRRYQIQKVWRGERPQEGRAREFTQADIDVVADGVLPFRYDVELALVIAEALSALPIPAFKLRINNRKLAEGFYGGIGLTDTAGVLRSIDKLEKIGAGAVAQLLITELGATQEQAAKALALASIRTEDTSFVAAVRALGVTNELLEEGLDELEQVISAAVKSAPGSVVADLSIARGLDYYTGTVYETVLVGHEALGSICSGGRYDALASKGNRKFPGVGLSIGVTRLVARILSQEFAKASRSVPTAVLVTLADEDSWSEAQDVAANLRRRGISTEVAAKADKFGKQIKYADKRGIPFVWFTDESGAHQVKDIRSGEQLAADPATWMPPVDDLKPRIVMV
- a CDS encoding peptidylprolyl isomerase; translation: MANKSKPGRETKARVARMQANQAMHQRAVQRRKRDNIIAFVAMGVALVIAIVLALTVFMPKDNGAADGSTGDKAATENNATPPAGTPAGTNSPTVPKAEAAAGKTFTGTLTLNGKPLGISLDGTKAPQAAAVFKSLADSDFMNGKLCHRLADAPNFGVLQCGSLKGNGEGDPGYQWGPVENTPADGTYPAGTIAVARAGTTYSNGTQFFITFKDTILPQEDGGYTIVGKVTSGLDVVTAIAKTGIEGDSTDGTPKTKVTIDSFKLN
- a CDS encoding DUF349 domain-containing protein, whose amino-acid sequence is MTHSQESDETLASATGHDSTTEPGLPAQEDPSAAPLQEAVPAKGAEPAESSVAADSAATDSPATDSPATDSPAPAKPAAPAKPRVPAPSPSPAAFAARPKVAATAQAPAPGAPAAAVPVVDLVEAAKFGRAEEDGHVFLLLDGEEFPVGQYPGASKDEALAYFARKFDDILAQITLLEQRVEAKAATTDMHKTVGHLREQLGERTAVGDVNAALTRLVTLEASIKALAGAERATHDAARAVELAAREAIVAEAEGIAGEDPAAIQWKVSSARMNELFESWKQAQKSGMRLGRATEEGLWKRFRSARTVFDRHRRAYFSQLDNNNAAAKTAKEALIEAAEQLSSSTDWGFAAGEYRRLMDQWKSSPRASRKDDDALWARFRGAQDKFFAARQGANNALDEEFGANLVVKEALILEAQALLPIKDLNTAKKSLQNIRDRWEVAGKVPRDDMQRVEAGMRKVEDAVRAADEDNWRRSDPEAKARTSSALSQLEATIAGLREDLEKAQKAGDARKVAKATEALEARELWLEQIQKAAADFS